In the genome of Oncorhynchus mykiss isolate Arlee chromosome 18, USDA_OmykA_1.1, whole genome shotgun sequence, one region contains:
- the abrab gene encoding LOW QUALITY PROTEIN: actin binding Rho activating protein b (The sequence of the model RefSeq protein was modified relative to this genomic sequence to represent the inferred CDS: deleted 2 bases in 2 codons), with protein sequence MGEGQRPSSSVSKKELDDANKINALSKKYSAVGDLKSRWQNWSSTNTVNQKLNPFSEDFDYEYSMSLRLHKGEEGYGRPKEDTKTTAERARRAKQHIHGEIADMCYVIKTMNDPDPDGKTHVTFRELFDRYVRVSDKVVGILLRVKRHGKVSFEGEMLRQGQDDGVIITLLV encoded by the exons ATGGGTGAGGGTCAAAGACCCTCCAGCTCAGT GAGCAAAAAGGAGTTGGATGACGCCAACAAGATCAACGCTCTCTCAAAGAAGTACAGTGCCGTGGGCGATCTGAAGAGCCGCTGGCAGAACTGGTCCTCGACGAACACCGTCAACCAGAAGCTCAACCCCTTCAGTGAGGACTTTGACTATGAATACTCCATGTCCCTACGCCTCCAC AAAGGCGAGGAGGGTTACGGACGCCCCAAGGAGGACACCAAAACA ACAGCCGAACGTGCCAGGCGAGCCAAGCAACACATCCATGGTGAGATAGCCGACATGTGCTATGTGATCAAGACTATGAACGACCCAGATCCGGACGGGAAGACCCACGTCACTTTCAGAGAACTGTTTGATAGATACGTACGCGTCTCTGACAAGGTGGTGGGGATTCTTCTGAGAGTCAAGAGGCATGGGAAGGTGTCGTTCGAGGGGGAGATGCTGAGGCAAGGGCAGGATGATGGTGTTATCATCACCCTGTTGGTGTGA